CGCCCAAAGGAGATTTTGGTCGACAAGCATGTCCCTGTCACTATCGCGGGGAGACTAATAGAGCCTGATTACCGCGATTCCCGTGAAATTGCCGCTGAAAATGAGAGTAACGAAGAACCATAGCGTTATATATTTATACGCTTTTAGGGGATCCAAGCTGGGCTGCTGGCTATCGATTGGCACATCGCTGCTTGCTCAATAGACGCTGTTACGGGAACACTAAAGGCGTAATAGTGTAGAAATCTCATTTACATTTTTTCACAGACTGACTGTTACTGTGCGAAGTCTCTGATTTGGTTTCGTTCAGACCAAATCTGACACACCTCCTTGAAAAGAAGGGGTTTACCGGTTTTGATGAAGGTGCGTAAACCCGAAGTCAAAACCAAGGATAAACCCCATGATCCATACTAACGATCGCATCATTAAACACAAGACCGGGCTGCTTAATCTGGCGGCAGAGCTTGGTAACATCTCCAAAGTCTGTAAGATGCTCGGTGTGTCTCGAGACACTTTCTACCGGTACAAAGAGGCAGTTTCCATTGGTGGAGTTGATGCACTGCTGGAGAATAACTGATGGGTACCAAATCACAAGAATCGTGTTGATTCCGCTATCGAGAAAGCGGTGCTGGCATATGCCGTTGCGGAACCCGCTCATGGCCTGGTGCGGGCGTCCAATGAGCTGCGCAAACGCGGTGTATTTTCTCACCGAGCGGGGTTCGCAGTATCTGGCTAAGACGCGACTTGGCCAACTTCAAACTTCGCTTGAAAGCGCTGGAAGCCAAAGTTGGCGAGGAGGGTCTGATCCTAACGGAGTCCCTGATGCAGGCGCTAGAACGCTAACGTACTGATGACAAATCCTGCGGAGAGATCGAAACCCAGCATCCGGGCTACCTGGGATCGCAAGACACCTTCTACGTCGGGACATTCAAGGGTGTTGGCCGTGTATATCAGCAGACCTACGTGGACACCTACGCAAAGGTGGCGCACTGCAAGCTGTACACGACCAAGACGCCAATCACGGCTACGGACCTGTTGAATGATCGGGTGCTGCCGTTCAATGCAGCTCAAAAGCTGCCTGTACTACGCACCCTGACCGATCGTGGTACCGAGCACTGCGGTAAGCTGGAGCAGCACGATTACTAATTGTACTTGAGCGTGAATGAAATCGAGCATACGAAAACGAAGCCGCCATCCACAGGCCAACGGCACTTGCGAGCGTTTCCACAAAACGATTCTGCAAGAATTCTACTAGCCATCGTTGCGGCACAGGATATACGGGTCAGTCGAGGTACTACAGGAAGATCTGGACGAATGGTTGGCGTATTATAATAATGAGCGCACGCACCAAGGCAAGATGAGCTGCGCCCAAACACCGATGCAAACGCTCGAGGATGGCAAAAAGATCTGGATGGAAAAGTTCGTAAACTGAACTTGACCTGACAGAGCACCTTCTGGAAAACCGATAAGTGTGAGATCAAGTCTGAACTACTACAGATAAACGCATATATCAGTACTGCACCCTTTATCGGTGCATTAACCTCAACCCGTTAAATACTACCAACAGGCTGGTCCCCATGTCGGCAAAAACGGCCATCCACATGGACGCCAGTCCGGCAAATGCGAGCGCCAAGAATACGGCTTTGATCCCCAATGCCATTACGATGTTCTGTCGTAGAATACGCGAAGTACTACGAGACAACCGAATAAAGGTGGCGATCTTGCTTAGGTTGTCATCCATTAGTGCGACGTCGGCTGTTTCTATTGCGGTATCTGTGCCCGCAACACCCATCGCAAAGCCGATGTCGGCACGAGCGAGTGCCGGTGCATCGTTAATTCCATCGCCGACCATGCCGGTATGGTTTTGCTCGGTCAGAACTTCAATTTCTCGGAGCTTGTCCTCTGGCAACAAATTGCCCTCAGCACGGTCAATGCCCACCTGTTTGGCAATGGCCCTCGCCGTATGTGGGTTGTCACCAGTCAACATCAGGGTTTTTACGCCCAAATCATGCAGCTCTGCTATCGCTTCGCGACTGGTGTCTTTAACTGTGTCAGCCACGGCGAATAGTGCCAGGACACCGGCTTTACCCACCAGCATGATGACCGTTTTACCTTGGGACTCCAGGTTGTTTAGGCGTTGCTCCAATTCCCTCGAGCACACCCCTAGCTCTTCTACAAGTCGATGGTTCCCGAGGTGTAAATCCTCGCCATCGATTTCGCCCTTGACGCCGCGACCCGCTAATGCTGAAAACGCTTTTACTTGACGCAGTGCGATGCTGTCGTCTTGTGCCGCTTGGGCTACCGCCATGGATACTGGGTGATCGGAGCGCGCGGCCAGGCTAGCCGCGAGTGAGCGTACTGTATTGACGTCATTGTTGGCCCAAGGTTCGAAGTCGGTTTGTGCGGGCTTGCCGCGAGTGATGGTGCCTGTTTTATCCAGTGCCAACCAGCGCAGGCGTCGACCATCCTCGAGGTAAACGCCACCCTTGATCAGGATGCCGTGCCGGGCCGCAGCCGCGAGTCCGCTGACGATGGTAACCGGCGTGGCAATCACCAGTGCGCATGGGCAGGCGATAACCAGTAATACCAAGGCTCGGTAGACCCACTCTAGCCAGGCGCCACCGAATAGCAGGGGTGGCAGCACTGCTGTTGCCAGAGCGACCACGAAAACTAATGGTGTATACCAGCGCGCAAATGAGTCTACGAAACGCTGGGTCGGCGCTCGGCTACCTTGAGCGGCTTCTACTGCGTGAATTATCCGCGCAAGTGTAGAGTTATCGGCCGCAGCCGTGACCCGATATTCAAGCCCACTGGACTCATTGATACTGCCGGCAAACAACGAATCACCTGGGGCCTTGTCCACTGGTAAGCTTTCGCCGGTGATTGGGGCCTGATTTACAGCGGATAGGCCTTCAATGACTTCGCCGTCGAGGGCGATTCGCTCGCCTGGTCGCACACGCACGCGGCTGCCGATATCAACCTGTTTTGCGCTTATTTCCTCCCAGCGTCCGTCGTCCATTTGCACGGTTGCTGTTTCCGGAGCCAGGGCCAATAGTTCACGGATCGCGTTGCGCGCCCGATCCAGGGATTTGGCTTCGATCAGTTCCGCTAGGGTGAAGAGCACCATCACCATCGCGGCCTCTGGCCAATGGCCAATCAAGAGGGCACCGGTCACTGCAATGGACATCAGTGCATTCATGTTCAGGTTGCGATTCTTGAGCGCTATCCAACCTTTCTTGTAGGTTTTCAGGCCTCCACCTGCAATGGCCGTGAGGGCTAGCAGCATCACGAGCCAGTTGTTGCCTCCTTGCTGCCAATAAACCACTTCTGAGGCCAGAGCGGCAGCAGCAGCAACCCCGAGCACCCACCAGTTGGCGGTTGCAGGTGGTGGCGCGGTATCCCTGTCGACGGCATTCGCTAACCGTGCATCCAGGTCCAATGTCCCCAGCACCGCAAGTAGCTCACCTTGCATTCCCTTGGCATGGTGCACTTGTAGCGTACGCTGAACCAGATTGAAGTCGAGGTGGTAGATTCCCTCCATGCCAGACAGCTTGCTACGGATCAGA
The nucleotide sequence above comes from Microbulbifer salipaludis. Encoded proteins:
- a CDS encoding heavy metal translocating P-type ATPase, encoding MNRPESDNCCSGTKSTEELTQKSYSRPDKDVETTNLSITKMDCPTEEALIRSKLSGMEGIYHLDFNLVQRTLQVHHAKGMQGELLAVLGTLDLDARLANAVDRDTAPPPATANWWVLGVAAAAALASEVVYWQQGGNNWLVMLLALTAIAGGGLKTYKKGWIALKNRNLNMNALMSIAVTGALLIGHWPEAAMVMVLFTLAELIEAKSLDRARNAIRELLALAPETATVQMDDGRWEEISAKQVDIGSRVRVRPGERIALDGEVIEGLSAVNQAPITGESLPVDKAPGDSLFAGSINESSGLEYRVTAAADNSTLARIIHAVEAAQGSRAPTQRFVDSFARWYTPLVFVVALATAVLPPLLFGGAWLEWVYRALVLLVIACPCALVIATPVTIVSGLAAAARHGILIKGGVYLEDGRRLRWLALDKTGTITRGKPAQTDFEPWANNDVNTVRSLAASLAARSDHPVSMAVAQAAQDDSIALRQVKAFSALAGRGVKGEIDGEDLHLGNHRLVEELGVCSRELEQRLNNLESQGKTVIMLVGKAGVLALFAVADTVKDTSREAIAELHDLGVKTLMLTGDNPHTARAIAKQVGIDRAEGNLLPEDKLREIEVLTEQNHTGMVGDGINDAPALARADIGFAMGVAGTDTAIETADVALMDDNLSKIATFIRLSRSTSRILRQNIVMALGIKAVFLALAFAGLASMWMAVFADMGTSLLVVFNGLRLMHR